The following coding sequences are from one Paenibacillus stellifer window:
- the brxL gene encoding protease Lon-related BREX system protein BrxL: MELEANQYTPETDDANAVIHQKLRKHFDGKIVRKDLTKAIKEGANVPVYVLEFLLGQYCGSDDPKIIEDGVKNVKRILSDNFVRPDEAQKVLSSLRERGSYTVIDRITVSLNIKRDRYEADFSNLGVRDIPISSDYVSKYDRLLCGGIWCIVGLEYEYIEEDKKSTPIRIVKITPIQMPHIDMEEIKAGRRAFTKDEWITVLLRSTGMEADRFSEREKWLQLARMLPLIENNFNLCELGPRSTGKSHLYKEISPNSILVSGGQTTVANLFYNMSSKTVGLVGLWDCVAFDEVAGITFKDKDGVQIMKDYMASGSFARGKEEKAATASMVFVGNINQSVDVLLKTSHLFDPFPEAMSYDTAFLDRMHCYIPGWEIPKYRPESFTNDYGFITDYLAEFMREMRKEPFGDVFDKYFRFGSNLNQRDAIAVRKIVSGLAKLLYPNGEFSKEDIREILTFALEMRRRVKEQLKKIGGMEFYDVNFSYVDNETFEEHYVSVPEQGGGKIIPEGMTNPGNVYTISQGKSGMIGVYRLETQMLPGNGKFERTGLGSDRDAKEATNTAFNFLKASGSQISGSISTTTKDYIINYQDLNGIGMTKFLTLPSVIALASCALNKPTLSSLAVLGEISISGTILKVEELASTLQVCLDSGAKKVLLPITSAPELGSVPSDLIGAFSLIFYTTPQEAVFKALGVE, encoded by the coding sequence ATGGAACTAGAAGCAAACCAGTATACGCCGGAAACGGATGATGCGAACGCGGTTATTCATCAGAAACTACGTAAGCATTTCGACGGTAAGATTGTCCGCAAAGACCTGACCAAGGCCATCAAGGAGGGGGCGAACGTTCCCGTCTACGTCTTGGAGTTTTTGCTCGGTCAGTATTGTGGCTCCGACGATCCTAAAATAATCGAAGACGGAGTGAAGAATGTAAAGCGAATACTCTCCGATAACTTCGTGCGTCCTGACGAAGCGCAAAAGGTACTGTCTTCACTACGCGAGCGCGGTAGTTATACAGTTATCGACCGTATAACAGTGAGTTTAAATATCAAACGTGACCGTTATGAAGCTGACTTCTCAAATCTTGGTGTTCGTGATATCCCCATATCTTCAGACTATGTGTCTAAATACGACCGCCTATTATGCGGCGGCATCTGGTGCATCGTTGGGCTTGAATATGAATACATCGAGGAAGATAAGAAGTCCACACCTATTCGTATTGTGAAAATTACGCCTATTCAGATGCCGCACATTGACATGGAGGAGATAAAAGCCGGTCGCAGAGCCTTTACAAAGGATGAGTGGATAACCGTCCTGCTCCGCTCCACGGGTATGGAAGCGGATAGGTTTTCGGAGCGAGAGAAGTGGTTGCAACTCGCACGTATGTTGCCGCTGATAGAGAACAACTTCAATCTGTGTGAACTTGGTCCCCGTAGCACAGGCAAGTCGCACCTGTATAAGGAGATTTCTCCGAACAGTATCCTCGTGTCGGGTGGGCAAACCACAGTAGCGAATCTTTTCTACAATATGTCGAGCAAGACCGTTGGGCTTGTTGGGTTATGGGACTGCGTGGCTTTTGATGAGGTCGCAGGTATCACATTCAAGGACAAAGACGGCGTTCAGATCATGAAAGACTATATGGCTTCTGGTTCATTTGCCAGGGGAAAAGAGGAAAAAGCGGCAACAGCCTCAATGGTCTTTGTAGGAAACATCAATCAGAGTGTGGATGTTCTGCTGAAAACATCGCACCTGTTTGACCCCTTTCCTGAAGCGATGTCGTATGACACGGCTTTTCTCGACCGTATGCATTGCTACATACCTGGTTGGGAGATTCCGAAGTATCGCCCAGAATCATTCACCAACGATTATGGCTTTATTACTGACTACCTTGCTGAGTTTATGCGTGAGATGCGGAAAGAGCCGTTCGGCGACGTATTCGACAAGTATTTTCGTTTTGGAAGCAATCTTAACCAGCGCGATGCTATCGCTGTCCGTAAAATCGTTTCCGGCTTGGCCAAGCTGCTCTACCCCAACGGTGAATTCAGCAAGGAGGACATCAGGGAGATCCTCACCTTCGCACTCGAGATGCGCCGCCGCGTCAAGGAGCAGCTAAAGAAAATCGGCGGTATGGAGTTCTACGATGTGAATTTTTCCTATGTCGATAACGAGACGTTCGAGGAACATTATGTTTCCGTGCCGGAGCAAGGTGGCGGTAAGATAATCCCAGAGGGGATGACAAATCCGGGCAACGTCTATACGATTTCTCAAGGTAAGAGTGGAATGATAGGTGTTTACCGCCTTGAAACTCAAATGCTACCCGGCAATGGCAAGTTTGAGCGCACTGGGCTTGGCTCCGACCGCGATGCAAAGGAAGCCACTAACACAGCTTTCAACTTCCTGAAAGCGAGCGGTTCGCAGATAAGCGGTTCTATCAGCACGACCACAAAGGACTACATCATCAACTATCAAGACTTAAATGGCATCGGAATGACGAAATTCCTAACGCTACCATCTGTGATTGCACTTGCCTCCTGTGCCCTGAATAAACCGACGCTTTCGAGCCTTGCAGTACTTGGTGAAATAAGCATAAGCGGCACAATTCTCAAAGTCGAGGAACTTGCGAGCACCTTGCAAGTCTGCCTCGACAGCGGCGCGAAAAAAGTGCTGTTACCAATAACATCAGCTCCCGAACTTGGTTCTGTACCGTCTGATCTTATCGGTGCTTTCAGCCTGATATTTTACACAACCCCGCAGGAAGCTGTGTTTAAGGCTTTGGGTGTAGAGTGA
- a CDS encoding DUF262 domain-containing protein — protein sequence MSVETKTIGELKNHRFFVPSYQRGYRWTEYEVTALLNDISEFSSEGGKRYCIQPLIVKRRKDGTFEVVDGQQRLTTIYIFMKIASQEIRSATPPFELQYETRSDSGNFLQSLSDDEDLGVKKTKNIDYYHIASAYETINNWFDKQVDKSVAIQEMNTKIRRSVFFIWHEMPDDSDPIALFTKVNLGKIPLTNAELIKALLLNKDNFSTDINNRQTEISIAWDRIEQGLRDDSFWYFLNEKEQSGTRIDMLFELLANEYNASLPTKIPINQKYFPFSVFSATLNASADKEGFVKALWGEVEKLYADFREWYADLDKYHIIGYLIATGVKIADVFAITRGKRKSTVTRDLLEKVRRVTGKTDKDVLNRISYGTDNQKIRKLLLLFNVATLVCKSEKQYRFPFDIYKGETRDRIRWDIEHIHATADETDDADDSLWNLTLLERGTNRSPLYADKPFNEKRKVILERESRGLFVPLCTKNIFLKVYSRDLTDMDIWGNDDKADYISAMALTLEMFFEGRFGK from the coding sequence ATGTCTGTTGAAACAAAAACGATCGGTGAGCTAAAGAACCATCGTTTCTTCGTACCGTCATATCAGAGAGGCTATCGTTGGACTGAATATGAAGTAACCGCTCTGCTTAACGATATATCAGAATTTTCGAGCGAGGGAGGTAAGCGCTACTGTATTCAGCCACTTATTGTTAAACGTCGTAAAGATGGTACTTTTGAGGTAGTTGACGGCCAACAACGTCTTACCACTATTTACATCTTTATGAAAATCGCATCGCAGGAAATCCGCTCTGCTACACCGCCCTTTGAGTTGCAATACGAGACCCGTAGTGATAGCGGAAACTTTTTGCAATCCCTCTCTGATGATGAAGATCTTGGAGTTAAAAAAACAAAAAACATTGATTACTATCATATCGCCTCTGCTTATGAGACTATAAACAACTGGTTCGATAAGCAAGTAGACAAGTCGGTCGCCATACAGGAAATGAACACAAAAATAAGGAGAAGTGTCTTTTTCATCTGGCACGAAATGCCCGATGACAGTGATCCAATTGCTCTGTTCACTAAGGTGAACTTAGGCAAAATTCCGTTGACAAATGCAGAGTTGATTAAAGCCTTGCTACTAAACAAGGATAATTTCAGTACAGATATAAATAATCGTCAAACTGAAATCTCGATTGCGTGGGACAGAATAGAACAGGGTTTACGTGATGACTCCTTCTGGTATTTCCTAAACGAGAAGGAACAGAGCGGTACAAGAATAGATATGTTGTTTGAGTTGCTAGCAAATGAATATAATGCCAGTTTACCGACAAAGATACCTATAAATCAGAAGTACTTCCCATTTTCAGTTTTTTCAGCTACCCTAAATGCTTCTGCTGACAAGGAAGGCTTTGTTAAGGCATTATGGGGAGAAGTTGAAAAGTTGTATGCTGATTTCCGAGAATGGTACGCTGATTTAGATAAGTACCACATTATAGGTTATCTTATTGCTACAGGTGTCAAAATTGCAGATGTATTCGCCATTACACGTGGCAAAAGAAAAAGTACAGTTACGAGAGACTTGCTTGAAAAGGTAAGAAGGGTGACCGGTAAGACAGATAAAGATGTTCTTAATAGGATATCATACGGCACAGATAATCAGAAAATCCGTAAACTGCTGCTGTTATTCAACGTCGCGACACTTGTATGTAAAAGTGAAAAGCAGTACCGCTTTCCCTTTGATATTTATAAAGGTGAAACGCGTGATCGAATAAGGTGGGATATTGAACATATTCATGCAACGGCGGATGAAACCGATGACGCTGACGATTCCTTATGGAATTTAACCCTGCTTGAACGCGGAACAAATCGGAGCCCTTTATATGCAGATAAACCTTTTAACGAAAAACGTAAGGTTATCCTAGAACGTGAGTCAAGAGGTCTCTTTGTGCCATTATGCACAAAGAATATCTTCTTGAAAGTGTATTCCAGAGATTTGACTGATATGGATATCTGGGGAAATGATGACAAGGCTGATTATATATCTGCAATGGCGCTTACATTGGAAATGTTCTTTGAAGGGAGGTTTGGGAAATGA
- a CDS encoding IS4 family transposase: protein MLQQHSLSEQSRFSKLFATLHIGKTLRQAGISKSFGLSSLAIFQIIFSLVFEGKNWFRLLESDRGADLPGKDVVYRFLNQASFAWRRFLQALSLRIVRHFESLISSHRIRVFIIDDSVLSRNRSKKAELLARVFDHSTGKFTKGYTMLTLGWSDGFSFAPIDFVMLSSAKLANRLCEMASTLSKRSNGYKRRMEALFRKPDAVVALLERALRAGLAADYVLMDSWFTQAPLLRELAAKGLPVIGMVKEMKQRYLVQGKRMTLGEVFQSLPASNAKDIKGSVIVHTACGLPVKLVFVRNRNKKREWLAILSTDVTLDAAEIVRIYGMRWSIETFFKVTKSYLKLGTEFQGRSFDGLISHTTIVFSRYLAMEYERRQSSDDRTLGGLFFLFADEVRDLDYQTALQQLMSLFLEMSQAKTKKNKIAVFCQLQEWISGLPSYIKGLFGDLSCES, encoded by the coding sequence ATGTTACAACAACATTCCCTGTCTGAACAGTCTCGCTTTTCCAAACTTTTTGCCACTCTTCACATTGGAAAAACCTTACGGCAAGCGGGCATTTCTAAATCTTTCGGTCTTTCCAGTCTAGCCATTTTTCAAATCATATTCTCTTTGGTTTTCGAAGGGAAGAACTGGTTTCGGCTTTTGGAAAGTGACCGAGGAGCAGATCTTCCTGGCAAAGATGTTGTTTATCGGTTCTTAAATCAAGCTTCTTTTGCGTGGCGACGCTTTTTGCAGGCTTTAAGTCTTCGCATCGTGCGCCATTTTGAATCGCTTATTTCGTCACATCGAATACGTGTGTTCATTATCGACGATTCTGTTTTGAGTCGAAACCGGAGCAAAAAAGCAGAGTTATTGGCACGAGTTTTTGACCACTCTACGGGCAAATTCACCAAAGGCTACACCATGCTGACTCTAGGTTGGTCTGACGGTTTTAGCTTTGCTCCGATTGACTTTGTCATGCTGTCTTCAGCCAAATTAGCCAACCGTCTGTGCGAAATGGCTTCGACTCTCTCCAAACGCAGTAACGGCTACAAGCGCCGGATGGAGGCCTTATTTCGGAAGCCGGATGCTGTCGTAGCCTTGTTGGAACGAGCTTTACGTGCCGGATTGGCCGCCGACTACGTGCTTATGGATAGCTGGTTTACTCAAGCTCCACTGCTCCGTGAGCTCGCCGCCAAAGGGCTTCCCGTGATTGGTATGGTGAAGGAAATGAAACAACGCTACCTGGTTCAAGGTAAGCGAATGACACTCGGCGAGGTGTTTCAAAGCCTTCCCGCATCGAACGCGAAAGACATTAAAGGCTCGGTCATCGTGCACACCGCCTGCGGTTTGCCTGTGAAGCTTGTGTTTGTCCGCAACCGGAATAAAAAACGGGAGTGGCTGGCCATTTTAAGTACCGATGTGACGCTGGATGCAGCTGAAATCGTACGAATCTATGGCATGCGCTGGAGCATAGAGACCTTTTTCAAAGTCACCAAAAGCTATTTGAAACTGGGAACTGAATTTCAGGGCCGTTCCTTTGACGGGCTGATTAGCCATACGACGATTGTATTCAGCCGATATTTGGCAATGGAATACGAACGGCGTCAATCGAGTGATGACCGAACCTTGGGAGGGCTCTTCTTTCTCTTTGCCGACGAGGTCCGCGATCTGGACTACCAGACCGCGCTCCAGCAGCTCATGAGTTTATTTCTCGAAATGTCCCAGGCGAAAACCAAGAAGAACAAAATAGCTGTTTTTTGTCAACTACAGGAATGGATCTCCGGTTTACCCAGCTATATCAAGGGTTTGTTTGGAGATTTGAGCTGCGAAAGTTGA
- a CDS encoding IS110 family transposase — protein MEPVIGVDVAKGFSVLQAFTRRNEPYGRAESLSHEEHGLERLGELLAELQETTKCTPVVVLEATGHYHRVLVAYLERGGWRYFIVNPLQSKRAKGTQLRKVKTDAADAWHLADMYYRGDVTPHRIWDEAFTELQHVTRQHEFVTGMFVQAKLNTRALLDQVFPGYEKVFRDLFSVTSLKVLARCLEGEPGDLHQIIENSGAGKSRSKRWVQEKAERLQEVLTHWKKQRRSSSQSVALHGMVSLLLQFSEQLSTLEKQMEKMASSLHEVELMKSIPGVGDKLAAALVAEIGDVGQFQNPKQLVAFAGLDPGIFSSGKFKATSSKITKRGSKRLRRALYLAVQCGIRGSINRKLRDYYDRKRKEGKAYKVVVIACANKLLHHIFAILSKNQPYNP, from the coding sequence ATGGAACCAGTTATAGGTGTGGATGTGGCAAAAGGGTTTAGTGTGCTTCAAGCCTTTACGAGACGAAACGAACCTTATGGAAGGGCAGAAAGCCTGTCGCATGAGGAGCACGGGCTTGAACGGTTGGGGGAGCTCCTCGCGGAGTTGCAGGAGACAACAAAATGTACTCCGGTAGTGGTTTTGGAAGCGACAGGGCACTACCACCGGGTACTGGTAGCGTATCTGGAGCGTGGCGGCTGGAGGTACTTTATCGTGAATCCGTTGCAGTCGAAACGGGCCAAAGGAACGCAACTGCGCAAGGTTAAAACAGATGCTGCAGATGCATGGCATTTAGCAGATATGTATTACCGCGGAGACGTTACACCACATCGTATATGGGACGAAGCGTTTACAGAGTTGCAGCATGTGACCCGGCAACATGAGTTTGTGACGGGGATGTTTGTGCAGGCGAAGTTAAACACCAGAGCTTTATTAGATCAGGTTTTCCCGGGGTACGAGAAGGTCTTTCGGGATCTGTTTTCGGTTACGTCTCTAAAGGTGCTGGCGCGTTGTCTGGAGGGAGAACCGGGAGATCTTCATCAGATCATCGAGAACAGTGGCGCAGGGAAGTCGCGGTCGAAACGCTGGGTTCAAGAAAAAGCCGAACGGCTCCAGGAAGTGCTGACGCATTGGAAAAAGCAGAGGAGAAGTTCTTCTCAAAGCGTTGCTTTGCACGGTATGGTTAGCTTATTGCTTCAGTTTTCGGAGCAGCTAAGTACATTGGAGAAGCAAATGGAGAAGATGGCATCCAGTCTCCACGAAGTAGAACTAATGAAGAGTATACCTGGCGTAGGAGATAAGCTTGCAGCAGCCCTTGTCGCTGAAATAGGGGACGTAGGACAGTTTCAAAACCCGAAACAACTCGTTGCTTTTGCAGGCTTAGACCCTGGCATATTCAGCTCAGGGAAGTTTAAGGCGACAAGCTCGAAGATCACGAAACGTGGTTCCAAGAGACTGCGACGTGCTTTATATTTAGCGGTACAGTGTGGGATACGCGGGAGCATCAACCGTAAGCTTCGAGATTATTATGATAGAAAAAGAAAAGAGGGCAAGGCTTACAAGGTGGTCGTGATCGCTTGCGCCAACAAGCTTCTTCATCACATATTCGCCATCCTCAGTAAGAACCAGCCCTATAACCCTTAA
- a CDS encoding helix-turn-helix transcriptional regulator: protein MESKNKQTAQIACLQSNLSAIRKIAGWTSEQLGDRIGVTKQTISNLENGKTQMTLTQYIAIRSVIDFEIQTNKENTVLPQVVEILLNRDEEYTDEEREKISEMVQTIAATASGGISGKALAAVSAGLLGGIFGGPLIAVGGIVAGTTWLAKILKDKKK, encoded by the coding sequence ATGGAATCGAAAAATAAACAAACCGCTCAGATCGCTTGTTTACAAAGTAATCTATCCGCTATTAGGAAAATTGCAGGATGGACGTCCGAGCAATTAGGCGACAGAATCGGCGTTACGAAGCAAACCATTAGCAATCTGGAGAACGGGAAAACTCAGATGACTCTGACTCAATATATTGCAATTCGATCCGTCATCGACTTCGAAATCCAAACGAATAAAGAAAACACGGTCTTGCCGCAAGTTGTAGAAATACTGCTTAATCGAGATGAAGAGTACACTGACGAAGAGCGCGAGAAGATATCTGAGATGGTTCAAACTATTGCAGCTACCGCTTCAGGAGGAATAAGCGGAAAAGCTTTAGCAGCTGTAAGCGCTGGATTACTTGGAGGAATTTTTGGGGGCCCTTTAATAGCGGTCGGAGGAATTGTAGCCGGTACTACATGGCTTGCCAAAATTTTAAAAGACAAGAAAAAATAA
- a CDS encoding alpha/beta hydrolase — MNFVNPPAESPQYVTHKIFYSQVLNHEIGYNIYLPPGYKDCGEKYPVAYHIHGWTGNESSEIWPLEKVCKNRRAITVFVNAISSEDNYFDALLQIESILIKELIPHIDGQYRTDTTRENRMLSGFSMGGNMAFYYAIKHPELFGSVTPYAGTYHHLYLKEYRTVGVAPEKVIKLYEDMMREEWYLEENNILCLVRQNAEKIRSKLKIDIHIGTADILFCDNEILHLYLDSLNIPHEYRKFEKIGHDLEKIV; from the coding sequence ATGAACTTTGTAAACCCACCAGCAGAATCACCTCAATATGTTACTCATAAAATATTTTATAGCCAAGTATTAAACCACGAAATAGGCTATAATATTTACCTTCCGCCTGGGTACAAAGACTGCGGCGAAAAATATCCGGTTGCGTACCACATTCACGGATGGACGGGCAACGAATCTTCCGAGATATGGCCGCTGGAAAAGGTCTGTAAAAACAGACGAGCCATTACTGTTTTTGTCAACGCTATTTCGTCGGAAGACAATTATTTCGATGCCTTATTGCAAATTGAATCCATCCTTATTAAGGAACTGATTCCCCATATCGACGGTCAGTACAGAACAGACACAACCCGTGAGAACAGAATGCTGTCGGGGTTTTCGATGGGCGGCAACATGGCATTTTATTATGCAATTAAGCACCCCGAGCTGTTTGGTTCCGTAACCCCTTACGCAGGAACCTATCACCATCTCTACCTCAAAGAATACCGCACTGTGGGAGTAGCACCGGAAAAAGTCATCAAGTTATACGAAGATATGATGAGAGAAGAATGGTATTTGGAGGAAAACAATATTTTATGCTTGGTACGGCAAAATGCGGAAAAAATTCGCAGCAAACTAAAAATTGATATTCATATCGGCACAGCTGACATATTATTTTGCGATAATGAAATTTTACATTTATATTTGGATTCGTTGAATATCCCGCATGAGTACAGGAAATTCGAGAAAATTGGCCACGACTTGGAAAAAATAGTATAG
- a CDS encoding IS630 family transposase, producing MTTEQEIGKLTEAMKETESTRMYERYLAIRLHLEGRTLTEIADILGRSFPAISGYWKNYRKNGLQGLELGEYPGGSKRLSNEQEERLKQVIAEKRPVDVGFEAKYTWTLKLIRAWILREYCEDYTLKGVSKMLNRLGFSYTKATYTLAKANPEEQEQFRQVTLPELKDQLDQGKVDHLLFEDESAIRAYLALQYNWFPRGQQRKIKTYGQHQGAKLFAAIDYETGHALHREEEKLDAKAFQRFLTDILQTYSGKVVVVLDNAHIHHADEIQPFLKEHARLQLVYLPKYSPELNPTEGLWKWLKHDVVNNVFFQKFYVIRSHVAAFMKSINRTPQAVIDRLLLRV from the coding sequence ATGACTACAGAACAAGAGATCGGAAAACTGACAGAAGCCATGAAGGAAACAGAAAGTACCCGGATGTATGAAAGATATTTGGCGATAAGGCTGCATCTAGAGGGCCGGACCCTCACCGAAATTGCCGATATTTTGGGCAGATCCTTTCCGGCCATCAGCGGATACTGGAAGAACTACCGTAAGAATGGACTGCAAGGTCTCGAATTGGGTGAATATCCGGGTGGTTCCAAGCGACTTTCGAATGAGCAAGAGGAACGGCTGAAGCAAGTCATCGCTGAGAAACGCCCTGTCGATGTTGGCTTTGAAGCGAAGTATACCTGGACGTTAAAACTCATTCGTGCCTGGATTCTTCGGGAGTATTGCGAAGACTACACGCTCAAAGGCGTCTCCAAAATGCTGAACCGCCTTGGCTTCAGCTACACGAAGGCGACCTATACTTTGGCAAAGGCCAATCCAGAGGAGCAAGAGCAGTTTCGCCAAGTCACGCTACCTGAGCTCAAAGACCAGTTAGATCAAGGAAAAGTGGATCACCTGCTGTTTGAAGACGAATCGGCTATTCGGGCCTATCTAGCCTTACAGTACAATTGGTTTCCGAGAGGACAACAGCGAAAAATTAAGACGTATGGCCAGCATCAGGGTGCCAAGCTGTTTGCAGCGATCGATTACGAAACCGGCCATGCCCTTCACCGGGAAGAAGAAAAACTGGATGCGAAAGCGTTCCAACGCTTCTTGACCGACATTTTACAGACGTATTCCGGCAAGGTCGTGGTTGTCCTGGATAATGCCCACATTCATCATGCCGATGAAATTCAGCCTTTTCTCAAGGAGCACGCCCGATTGCAGTTGGTCTATTTACCCAAGTACAGCCCGGAACTCAATCCCACGGAAGGTTTGTGGAAATGGCTAAAGCACGATGTCGTGAACAATGTGTTTTTCCAAAAGTTCTACGTCATTCGTTCCCATGTGGCCGCTTTTATGAAAAGCATCAACCGAACTCCTCAAGCCGTAATTGACCGTTTACTTCTTCGGGTATAA
- a CDS encoding uridine kinase, producing MANTISELEELLKQKHLSDPELHAAAESAEDYRILPDVSVVKIGGQSFFDRGRSAVFPLVDEIVAARKNHKMMIGTGAGTRARHLYSIAAGLNLPAGVLSQLGASVANQNAEMLGQLLAKYGISSVGDAGLSAVPLYLAEVNAVVFSGMPPYGLWIRPAAGTVIPPYRTDAGCFLVAEQFGCKSMIYVKDEDGLYTANPKTNKDATLIPKISVAEMKAEGLQDSILEFPVLDLLKEARHVRQVQIVNGLVPGNLTRALAGEHVGTIITAD from the coding sequence ATGGCTAACACTATATCAGAACTCGAAGAGCTTTTGAAACAGAAGCATCTGTCCGATCCTGAGCTCCACGCGGCAGCGGAGAGTGCGGAAGACTATCGGATTCTGCCGGACGTATCGGTTGTAAAGATCGGCGGACAGAGCTTTTTTGATCGCGGTCGGTCGGCCGTTTTCCCGCTCGTTGATGAGATTGTCGCGGCTCGCAAGAATCACAAAATGATGATCGGAACAGGCGCAGGAACACGGGCCAGACACCTCTACTCGATTGCAGCAGGTCTCAACCTGCCTGCCGGTGTACTCTCACAACTGGGCGCCTCGGTCGCAAATCAAAACGCCGAAATGCTTGGACAACTTCTTGCCAAATATGGCATTTCATCGGTCGGCGACGCCGGACTCTCTGCGGTTCCGCTATACCTGGCTGAAGTAAACGCAGTTGTCTTCAGCGGCATGCCCCCTTACGGTCTCTGGATACGGCCGGCTGCCGGAACTGTCATTCCGCCCTACCGTACTGATGCCGGTTGTTTCCTCGTAGCGGAACAGTTTGGCTGCAAGTCGATGATCTATGTAAAGGACGAAGACGGACTTTATACCGCCAATCCCAAAACAAACAAGGACGCAACCTTAATCCCGAAGATCTCGGTTGCTGAGATGAAGGCGGAGGGACTACAGGATTCTATCCTTGAGTTCCCTGTGCTTGACCTGCTCAAAGAAGCTCGCCATGTTCGCCAAGTGCAGATCGTGAACGGCCTTGTTCCTGGTAACCTGACGCGTGCGTTAGCTGGCGAGCACGTCGGAACCATTATTACTGCAGATTAA
- a CDS encoding molybdenum storage protein subunit alpha: MTNTSNNIKHVTSALASQTLLDGTLTSPVASVPPVKLLPWLQVIKLGGRSIFDRGQEAILPIVEEIRKILPEHRLLILTGAGIRARHIYGVGLDLGLPVGSLAPLAACEAGQNGHILAELLAQDFVSYVEKPTISNQLANHLANAPTVVGSAFPPYHNHEFPTSRLPIHQSDTGAFLVADALGAAGLTIVEDVDGVYSSDPNGPEGQDAKLIDEITYDELAKQTGTLPVDRTLLEVMANARHIQKVQIVNGLVPGRLTAALRGQHVGTIIRTGAARP, from the coding sequence ATGACAAACACATCTAACAATATTAAACACGTTACATCTGCGCTTGCCAGTCAGACGCTGCTCGATGGCACACTCACAAGCCCTGTCGCGAGTGTACCCCCGGTCAAGCTTCTTCCTTGGCTGCAGGTCATTAAGCTCGGCGGGCGATCCATCTTTGACCGTGGTCAGGAAGCCATTCTTCCCATTGTGGAGGAGATTCGGAAAATCCTTCCGGAACATCGTCTGCTCATTCTCACGGGGGCTGGTATCCGCGCCCGTCATATTTACGGTGTCGGTCTTGATCTCGGTCTTCCGGTTGGTTCGCTGGCTCCTCTCGCCGCCTGCGAAGCGGGTCAAAACGGTCATATCCTGGCAGAGCTGCTCGCGCAGGACTTCGTTTCCTACGTCGAGAAACCCACGATCTCCAACCAACTGGCCAACCACCTTGCCAATGCTCCTACAGTCGTGGGCAGCGCCTTCCCGCCTTACCACAACCATGAGTTTCCAACCTCCCGCTTACCGATACACCAGTCGGACACCGGTGCATTCCTCGTTGCGGATGCGCTTGGGGCAGCCGGTCTTACGATTGTCGAGGATGTGGATGGGGTCTACAGTTCCGACCCCAATGGCCCTGAAGGACAGGACGCGAAGCTTATTGACGAAATAACATATGACGAACTCGCGAAACAAACAGGCACATTGCCGGTCGACCGTACTCTTCTTGAAGTCATGGCTAACGCACGCCACATTCAGAAAGTGCAAATCGTTAACGGACTGGTACCGGGCCGACTCACGGCAGCTCTGCGTGGACAGCATGTAGGTACGATTATACGTACCGGTGCAGCGCGCCCATAA